In Drosophila pseudoobscura strain MV-25-SWS-2005 chromosome 4, UCI_Dpse_MV25, whole genome shotgun sequence, the following proteins share a genomic window:
- the Piezo gene encoding piezo-type mechanosensitive ion channel component isoform X14 — MAFSYACMVLQRVVVPAVLVLASLMRPVGISFVYLLMFFMSPFVPLATRRNFKGSVTAFFIILLSLSTLVLLGHIALQIVAVSTALPIYNCSFSERLLRHIGFVSFIDLKPLAIIEWLAPEVLVFATSLGSYLTVKRLAVQPITAEQLENGELIEAQSADHAQSTQPPCPTDANGGDVQQATATTPLQQQQQQLRKRVSMISQHIHFEGLIKISPLFCLATLFFAAALRPSVPGGFYFLIFLLAGTYWATCRTLQRGFALLLRCVMVVLVLHSLSIVSYQTPWMQGHLNHTSLTARLIGLEPLIESYCSPDIRVLLYNNTLYLDSYLNPFALFFAYFALALTTKHLIKPRLVRQSTRKGRTAQPLESGSSVAMGGTQRGNEIPLDSLEQRSEQENTTTSILDQISYGFVSVGGFIYQNSYIFTNILMMAWSIVYHSWLTFVLLLWANVLWMIPNQRKAMMRSSPFIVLYAEVLLVAQYIYGMDLNNNELPTKVTTAGINLQQIGFERPIENHMRPCVPLIVKTAFVLMFWVTSRQFFKEKRDRRRDTMADIIAPLQITVGSAGSSYLINDGKKTSKFLKKAGDVIKNLLVRLWIWLLVLVIFLCAITGENMTGFRICYMALFLFFLLVFQSSSKAWVKIMYGFWLFLIFYAMSILILIYTYQFDKFDTYWNDYLNVSKTLQNDIGLKRYQTKDLFLHLVSPTIIVILTVIQVHYFHKRFIASLQQQPAAAGAAGAGGSAQQKPTETTALEAAPSKRRGSAGSLRRSQGPSGEAAPGGATTDFETSVRDLVRISFRKIKNKSEYIFKNFKDVFWRFLELHIMKAVYITAFVCSVSEVCVLHIVFVGFCVLGATSRKAIQVIISRVISFIVTIIVLSKMIYQIEYLSHTQYTVFCSDNRTANNAEWVGLTKAEKMEGGLMSLLRTYIIYMVTVTMHAVITLRQLQMRVKIGAVNAPPTKLLFPNIIRADAEKDLVGLVKYLLNYAFYKFGIEISLIALVSTITYRQDIVAVVYALWLVVLLLLRRSQCAKIWGVFQAFFAISILTQYIVLVGLPPSSCLVYPWDEGAFGESIQRWTMLPGALHFNHVPKLIFDFIVLVILNRQKSIFCIEQRYASNDDYPGGSNRSVISDIAQLGRTPFDNPTHDFCSYIRNYSDILKNGVLCGFYWFTLAVVFLAGTNIADLLALGYLIGAFVFLWQGSDFYLRPINTIISRWKWLLAFNVANILIKTSFQMAGCLFMTPLTTHCCWLVHMLGITCTSNVLKEQLMLTEETDLILAPGECPKITHQVVLLWDTICFAFIIFQLRIFKSHYFCHIITDTKANNILASRGADIIEGLRQNQIAHRHGHEKQVLLKIKRKMERIRATQQKMLRPLDKQTHFDEHGYPLPAPTVRRRKEIKLHPHATRAGDYYMFEEMDDKFELDLIHDEIDFLEEENMTESEMKMQRRKTLYDKSKDAPGADFPSTSKGISKERDEAGTEVPAAPTRDVADLPVIPPPPTSLGREATYKETSESKSKMEVDSGEVTAKDSDEDFDTNPIIRLLEGFLVTLTIRLNRFSRNYRYVNRILAGEKKTLKESSSLNRLGLSSAAAMFHFLKSNLESNESGGEQPASSSTPRRLLAPAIVTPPTATEHTTTSTPLNTNTTTTPLSPQDPPTPPTTSTPVQQNQPQNQPQHSRLSAVDDIIELPVDTVDAAISRKQSINSSPPAKGAGDFNLEEENFAQRDHHIIVEVLISSWYALLANTDLICYIVVFINQVVNASLISLPLPIMVFLWGTLSLPRPTKTFWVTLIAYTQAIVLIKCIFQFKLIWANYHNLPNQPLTAAKIFGVEMKTHYAVYDLMLLLVLFLHRYLLKSQGLWKSGYKDTDQQFAKPTASIDDRDDSDNLSQPDSRQLNDDAAQKLSLQVSQASLPGSPEYSKSGINQLERTKYTSSLHKFFFSLVHKSRLATDVYALMFLCDFINFFVLLFGFTAFGTQQTESDEGVQTYLAENKVPIPFLIMLLVQFLLIVIDRALYLRKALVNKIIFHFFSVIGIHIWMFFVVPAVTERTFNSLAPPIIFYVIKCFYMLLSSYQIKSGYPKRILGNFFTKGFSMVNMIAFKVYMQIPFLYELRTILDWVCIDSTMTIFDWLKMEDIFSNIYLIRCTRQSETDFPAMRAQKKASISKLIMGGTIVLLIVICIWGPLCLFALGNAVGTSNVPFQVSLSIRIGPYDPIYTTNNYDSIFEIDPTMYSQMTNAYIKDKQALTFITGYDATDVAAVKLAGNSPSLWNIAPPDRQRLLNDLRNNHTLKARFSYTLTRKAPAKGLKEIVGDEHAISLDETFEGRAALINMLNETHDLEPTGNDTSTNGTSSFEEVVVLPAMIPKFIKVLNSGDAAVVTVLSPKNEEYRPLVIKMHRDKETNGLWWEIRDFCNDTFYNTTLKEFAYSNCTSGIVMYTFNDKKFPSTFSFLTAGGIIGLYTTFVLLASRFMKSFIGGQNRKIMFEDLPYVDRVLQLCLDIYLVREALEFALEEDLFAKLLFLYRSPETLIKWTRPKEEYVDDDADTDSMSVRRSEQLQQHQQHQQQQ, encoded by the exons ATGGCCTTCAGCTATGCGTGCATGGTGCTGCAGCGCGTCGTCGTTCCGGCGGTGCTGGTTCTGG CTTCGCTGATGCGACCGGTGGGCATATCATTTGTGTACCTTCTCATGTTCTTCATGTCACCGTTTGTGCCCCTGGCCACGCGACGCAACTTCAAGGGATCAGTCACCGCCTTCTTCATCATTCTGCTGTCGCTGAGCACTCTAGTCCTGCTGGGGCACATCGCCCTCCAGATAGTGGCCGTCAGCACAGCGCTGCCCATCTACAACTGCTCCTTCAGCGAGCGCCTGCTTAGGCACATAGGCTTCGTGAGCTTCATCGATCTGAA GCCCCTGGCCATCATTGAGTGGCTGGCCCCGGAGGTCCTGGTGTTTGCCACCTCCCTTGGCTCCTACCTCACCGTGAAGCGACTGGCCGTACAGCCCATCACCGCCGAGCAGCTGGAGAACGGCGAGCTGATCGAGGCCCAGTCCGCGGACCACGCTCAGTCGACCcagcccccctgccccacagATGCCAATGGCGGAGATGTGCAACAGGCCACGGCAACGAcgccactgcagcagcagcagcagcagctgcggaaGCGGGTCTCCATGATCAGTCAGCATATCCACTTCGAGGGATTGATCAAGATCT CGCCTCTCTTCTGCCTTGCCACGCTGTTCTTTGCGGCCGCGCTGCGTCCCTCGGTGCCGGGTGGATTCTATTTTCTCATCTTCCTGCTGGCCGGCACTTACTGGGCAACCTGCCGGACGCTGCAACG TGGCTTCGCCTTGCTGTTGCGCTGCGTAATGGTCGTCCTTGTGCTCCACTCGCTGTCCATTGTGTCCTACCAGACGCCCTGGATGCAGGGCCACCTCAATCACACCAGTCTGACGGCGCG TCTGATTGGTCTGGAGCCGCTCATTGAATCCTACTGCTCGCCGGATATACGGGTCCTCCTGTACAATAATACCCTCTACCTGGACTCGTACCTGAACCCGTTTGCCCTGTTCTTTGCCTACTTCGCTTTGGCTCTGACCACCAAGCATCTGATCAAGCCCAGG CTGGTGCGTCAGAGTACTCGGAAGGGGCGCACAGCCCAGCCCCTGGAGAGCGGATCTTCGGTGGCAATGGGCGGCACTCAACGCGGCAATGAAATACCGCTGGATTCGCTGGAGCAGCGATCGGAGCAGGAGAACACGACCACCTCGATACTGGATCAGATATCGTATGGCTTTGTCAGTGTGGGTGGCTTTATCTACCAGAACAGCTATATATTCACCAATATTCTAATGATG GCCTGGTCCATAGTATACCACAGTTGGCTGACGTTCGTCCTCCTGCTGTGGGCCAATGTGCTGTGGATGATCCCCAACCAGCGGAAGGCGATGATGCGGTCCAGTCCGTTCATCGTGCTCTACGCggaggtgctgctggtggcccAGTACATATACGGCATGGACCTGAACAACAACGAGCTTCCCACGAAGGTCACC ACGGCGGGCATCAATCTGCAGCAGATTGGGTTCGAGCGGCCCATCGAGAACCACATGCGTCCATGTGTGCCGCTGATCGTGAAGACAGCCTTCGTCCTGATGTTCTGGGTGACGTCGCGGCAGTTCTTCAAGGAGAAGCGCGACCGCCGAAGGGACACCATGGCGGACATCATTGCTCCGCTGCAGATCACCGTGGGCTCGGCGGGGTCCAGCTACCTCATCAACGACGGCAAGAAGACCTCAAAGTTCCTAAAGAAGGCCGGCGATGTGATCAAAAACCTGCTGGTGCGCCTGTGGATCTggctgctggtgttggtgaTCTTCCTGTGCGCGATAACCGGAGAGAATATGACGGGCTTCCGCATCTGCTACATGGCCCTGTTCCTGTTCTTCTTGCTAGTCTTTCAGTCCTCGTCCAAGGCCTGGGTGAAGATCATGTACGGCTTCTGGCTGTTCCTTATTTTCTACGCCATGTCCATACTGATTCTGATCTACACATATCAATTCGACAAGTTCGATACATACTGGAACGACTATCTTAATGTGTCCAAGACGCT ACAAAACGACATTGGCCTGAAGCGCTACCAAACGAAGGATCTTTTCCTGCACCTTGTCTCGCCCACGATCATTGTGATCCTGACTGTGATCCAAGTGCATTACTTCCACAAGCGCTTCATTGCCtcgctgcaacagcagccagcagctgctggtgctgccggAGCTGGCGGCTCTGCACAGCAGAAACCCACCGAGACAACGGCCCTGGAAGCGGCGCCCTCAAAGCGTCGTGGCAGTGCCGGCTCCCTGCGGCGCTCCCAGGGTCCCTCAGGCGAGGCGGCGCCCGGCGGCGCCACCACTGACTTTGAGACCTCTGTGCGGGATCTGGTGCGGATTTCCTTCCGCAAGATCAAGAACAAGTCAGAGTACATCTTCAAGAACTTCAAGGACGTCTTCTGGCGCTTCCTGGAGCTGCACATCATGAAGGCCGTCTACATCACCGCCTTTGTGTGCAGCGTGAGCGAGGTCTGCGTCCTGCACATTGTCTTTGTGGGCTTCTGTGTGCTGGGTGCCACCTCACGGAAGGCCATCCAAGTGATAATCAGCCGCGTGATATCGTTTATTGTCACCATTATCGTCCTGTCTAAGATGATCTATCAGATTGAGTACCTGAGCCACACCCAATACACCGTCTTCTGC TCCGACAACCGCACGGCCAACAACGCCGAGTGGGTGGGCCTCACGAAGGCTGAGAAGATGGAGGGTGGTTTGATGAGTCTGCTGCGCACGTACATCATCTACATGGTCACTGTGACCATGCACGCCGTGATCACGTTGCGCCAGCTGCAGATGAGAGTGAAGATTGGAGCCGTGAATGCCCCGCCCACCAAGCTGCTGTTCCCCAATATCATCCGCGCCGATGCTGAGAAGGATCTAGTGGGTTTGGTCAAGTACCTCCTGAACTATGCCTTCTACAAGTTTGGCATCGAGATTTCGCTGATTGCCCTGGTCTCCACCATCACGTACCGCCAGGACATTGTGGCCGTGGTCTATGCGCTCTGGCTGGTCGTCCTCTTGCTACTAAGGCGGTCGCAGTGCGCCAAGATCTGGGGAGTTTTCCAGGCCTTCTTTGCCATCTCGATATTGACGCAATATATCGTCTTAGTGGGACTGCCGCCAAGCTCATGTCTGG TTTATCCCTGGGACGAGGGCGCCTTTGGGGAGAGCATCCAGCGCTGGACGATGCTGCCCGGGGCCCTGCACTTCAACCATGTGCCTAAGCTGATCTTCGACTTCATCGTCCTGGTCATCCTGAACCGTCAGAAGAGCATCTTCTGCATCGAGCAGCGCTATGCCAGCAACGACGACTATCCCGGAGGCAGCAATCGCAGCGTCATCTCGGACATTGCCCAGCTGGGGAGGACGCCCTTCGACAATCCCACCCACGACTTCTGCTCGTACATTCGCAACTACTCGGACATCCTGAAGAACGGGGTGCTGTGCGGCTTCTACTGGTTCACCCTGGCCGTGGTGTTCTTGGCCGGGACCAACATTGCTGATCTGCTGGCCCTGGGCTACCTCATTGGGGCGTTCGTCTTCCTCTGGCAGGGCTCCGACTTCTATCTGCGGCCGATCAACACCATCATCAGTCGCTGGAAGTGGCTGCTGGCCTTCAACGTGGCCAACATCCTCATCAAGACGAGCTTCCAAATGGCCGGCTGCTTGTTCATGACGCCCCTGACCAcccactgctgctggctggtgcACATGCTAGGCATCACCTGCACGAGCAACGTGCTCAAGGAGCAACTGATGCTGACCGAAGAGACGGACCTTATATTGGCGCCCGGTGAATGCCCCAAGATCACGCATCAGGTGGTCCTGCTGTGGGACACGATCTGCTTTGCTTTCATCATCTTCCAGCTGCGCATCTTTAAGTCTCACTACTTCTGCCACATCATCACGGACACGAAGGCCAACAATATTCTGGCCTCCAG AGGAGCTGATATCATTGAGGGATTGCGCCAGAACCAGATTGCCCATCGCCACGGCCATGAGAAGCAGGTCCTGCTCAAGATCAAGCGGAAGATGGAGCGGATTCGGGCCACGCAGCAGAAGATGCTGCGACCCCTGGACAAGCAGACACATTTTGATG AACATGGTTATCCACTTCCTGCACCAACAGTACGCAGAAGGAAGGAAATCAAATTACATCCACATG CTACCCGGGCTGGCGACTACTACATGTTCGAGGAGATGGATGACAAGTTCGAGCTGGACCTGATACACGACGAGATTGACTTTCTGGAGGAGGAGAACATGACCGAGAGCGAGATGAAGATGCAGCGCCGCAAGACCCTCTATGAT AAATCCAAGGATGCTCCCGGTGCCGACTTTCCCTCCACCAGCAAGGGCATATCGAAGGAGCGGGATGAAGCAGGCACGGAAGTTCCAGCGGCTCCCACCCGCGATGTGGCTGATCTACCAGTGATTCCACCGCCCCCGACCAGCTTGGGACGTGAGGCCACCTACAAGGAGACTTCGGAAAGCAAATCTAAGATGGAAGTCGACAGCGGCGAGGTAACGGCCAAGGACTCAGATGAGGACTTCGACACGAATCCCATCATCAGGCTGCTCGAGGGCTTCTTGGTCACCCTGACCATAAGACTGAACCGCTTCTCGCGCAACTACCGCTACGTCAATCGCATCTTGGCTGGCGAGAAGAAGACTCTGAAG GAATCGAGCTCCCTGAATCGTCTGGGCCTGTCGAGTGCTGCTGCCATGTTCCACTTCCTCAAGTCCAACCTCGAGAG CAATGAGAGTGGTGGCGAGCAGCCCGCCTCATCGTCCACGCCGCGGCGGCTCCTGGCCCCGGCAATCGTTACTCCACCAACTGCAACAGAACACACAACCACAAGCACCCCACTAAACACGAATACAACAACCACACCGCTATCACCACAAGATCCACCGACACCACCAACAACCAGTACACCAGTACAACAGAATCAGCCACAGAATCAGCCTCAGCACAGTCGACTCAGTGCTGTGGACGACATCATCGAACTGCCCGTAGATACCGTTGATGCAGCCATTTCTAG AAAACAATCGATCAATTCATCGCCGCCAGCCAAGGG CGCCGGAGACTTCAACTTGGAGGAGGAGAACTTTGCCCAGCGGGATCATCACATTATAGTGGAGGTGCTGATCTCCTCGTGGTATGCCTTGCTTGCCAACACAGATCTGATTTGCTACATAGTAGTGTTCATCAATCAG GTCGTCAATGCCAGTCTCATCTCGTTGCCGCTGCCCATAATGGTCTTTCTCTGGGGCACCCTGTCACTGCCGCGTCCAACGAAAACCTTCTGGGTCACCCTAATTGCCTACACCCAGGCCATCGTTCTGATCAAGTGTATCTTCCAGTTCAAGCTTATCTGGGCGAACTATCACAACCTGCCCAACCAGCCCTTGACGGCCGCCAAGATCTTTGGTGTGGAGATGAAGACCCACTATGCAGTATACGACTTGATGCTGTTGCTAGTGCTCTTCTTGCACCGCTATCTGCTCAAGTCGCAAGGTCTGTGGAAGTCAGGCTACAAGGACACAGATCAGCAGTTTGCCAAACCCACCGCCAGCAT CGATGACCGAGATGACAGCGACAACCTATCTCAACCCGACTCTCGCCAGCTAAACGATGATGCGGCCCAGAAGTTGAGCCTGCAAGTGAGCCAGGCATCGTTGCCGGGCTCCCCGGAGTACAGCAAGTCGGGCATCAATCAGCTAGA ACGAACCAAGTACACCTCCTCGCTGCACAAGTTCTTCTTTAGTCTGGTGCATAAATCCCGACTGGCCACAGACGTGTATGCCCTGATGTTCCTGTGCGATTTTATAAACTTTTTTGTGCTGCTCTTTGGCTTCACAGCATTTGGA ACCCAGCAAACAGAAAGCGATGAAGGCGTGCAAACATATCTGGCGGAGAATAAAGTGCCCATACCTTTCCTAATCATGCTGCTGGTCCAGTTCTTGCTCATTGTCATCGATCGGGCGCTGTATCTGCGCAAGGCCCTGGTGAACAagataattttccatttcttcTCGGTGATCGGCATACATATCTGGATGTTCTTCGTGGTGCCGGCGGTGACGGAGCGTACCTTCAACTCGCTGGCGCCACCGATCATCTTCTATGTGATCAAGTGCTTTTACATGCTGCTGAGCTCCTATCAAATCAAGTCGGGCTATCCCAAGCGCATTCTCGGCAACTTTTTCACCAAGGGCTTCTCGATGGTCAACATGATCGCATTTAAGGTATACATGCAGATCCCGTTCCTGTACGAGCTGCGCACCATCCTCGACTGGGTCTGCATCGACAGCACCATGACCATCTTCGACTGGCTCAAGATGGAGGATATCTTCTCTAACATATATCTCATACGATGCACCAGGCAGTCGGAAACCGACTTCCCAGCCATGCGCGCCCAGAAAAAGGCTTCCATCTCGAAGCTGATTATGGGCGGCACTATTGTCCTGCTGATTGTCATATGCATCTGGGGTCCGTTATGTCTGTTTGCCTTAGGCAATGCTGTGGGCACCTCCAATGTGCCCTTCCAGGTGTCGCTCTCCATCCGAATTGGACCCTACGACCCCATTTATACCACCAACAACTACGATAGCATTTTCGAAATTGATCCCACGATGTACTCGCAAATGACTAATGCTTATATCAAGGATAAACAGGCTCTGACCTTTATCACTGGCTACGATGCCACGGATGTAGCGGCGGTCAAGCTGGCTGGGAACTCGCCCTCCCTGTGGAATATAGCACCGCCAGATAGGCAGCGTTTGCTGAATGATTTGAGAAATA ATCATACGTTAAAGGCCCGCTTCTCCTACACCCTTACACGGAAGGCTCCGGCCAAGGGTCTGAAAGAAATTGTGGGCGATGAGCATGCCATCTCCCTCGACGAGACATTTGAAGGACGTGCAGCTCTCATCAATATGCTTAACGAAACCCACGACTTAGAGCCAACGGGTAATGACACCAGTACCAATGGAACCTCTAGCTTTGAAGAAGTAGTAGTGCTGCCTGCCATGATACCAAAATTCATCAAGGTGCTCAACTCGGGCGATGCCGCTGTGGTCACTGTGCTGAGTCCCAAGAACGAGGAATACCGTCCTCTGGTCATCAAAATGCATCGAGACAAGGAGACAAACGGTCTGTGGTGGGAAATACGAGACTTCTGCAATGACACCTTCTACAATACCACTCTGAAGGAGTTTGCCTACAGCAACTGCACTTCCGGTATTGTGATGTATACCTTCAACGACAAGAAGTTCCCATCGACATTCAGCTTCCTCACAGCTGGCGG CATAATTGGGCTGTACACCACATTCGTGTTATTGGCCTCGCGCTTCATGAAGTCCTTCATTGGGGGACAAAATCGAAAGATTATGTTCGAGGATCTACCCTATGTAGATAGGGTATTGCAGCTGTGTCTGGATATATACCTG GTACGCGAGGCCTTGGAATTCGCCTTGGAGGAAGATCTGTTTGCCAAATTACTCTTCCTGTACCGTTCGCCCGAGACGCTCATCAAGTGGACCCGTCCCAAGGAGGAGTACGTGGACGATGATGCCGACACCGACTCAATGAGCGTGCGGCGTTcagagcagctgcagcagcaccaacaacaccagcagcaacaataa